From Fibrobacter sp. UWB16, the proteins below share one genomic window:
- a CDS encoding septal ring lytic transglycosylase RlpA family protein, protein MHSRLFVAVLLCVLVAISGCSGSTHRKGYTRVTKSSRVQKKAEIGYTFTGDASYYGKGFDGKKTASGEIFDRDDFTCAHRTLPFGTKLKVTRIKTGASVVVRVNDRGPYAKKRVLDLSEAAGKKLGLDKAGHAQVKAVVVE, encoded by the coding sequence ATGCATTCTCGACTTTTTGTTGCTGTTCTTCTTTGCGTCTTGGTGGCAATTTCTGGATGTTCCGGTTCCACACACCGCAAGGGTTACACTCGCGTGACGAAATCGTCACGTGTCCAGAAAAAAGCTGAAATTGGCTATACCTTTACGGGAGATGCAAGTTATTACGGTAAGGGGTTTGATGGCAAAAAGACCGCGAGTGGCGAGATTTTTGACCGCGACGACTTTACTTGTGCCCATAGGACGCTCCCGTTTGGCACAAAGCTCAAGGTGACGCGCATAAAGACGGGTGCTTCTGTTGTTGTGCGTGTGAATGACCGCGGGCCGTATGCCAAGAAGCGTGTGCTCGATTTGAGCGAAGCGGCTGGTAAAAAGCTTGGGCTTGATAAAGCCGGCCATGCACAGGTCAAGGCCGTTGTTGTAGAATAG
- a CDS encoding HemK/PrmC family methyltransferase yields MPQPQMTVLEILNRTKVFFEKKGIPDARLDAEYIISYGLKMKNRMDLYLNFEKPLTPAELDVLRTMVARRATREPLQHIIGDTSFRGFIIKCDRRALIPRPETESLVDMAADCLKGVEKPFIVEIGTGTGAISIACAKEIAGAKVLATDVSEDALALARTNAEANDLAGNPDAESAASSTDSTASASSANAASTLTFAQGDLLNAVTADVIAKVVGASADSATLPKIDCLIANLPYIPDSEKDKLQPEVAKYDPALALFGGADGLDLVRKLLQQTEGKLKPGSSILLEIGSEQGEMLKAEAEKYPWLEFTGIHKDFCNNVRFVSYKAK; encoded by the coding sequence ATGCCACAGCCGCAGATGACAGTTCTTGAAATTTTGAACCGTACCAAGGTCTTCTTTGAAAAGAAGGGCATTCCTGATGCACGTCTCGATGCCGAGTACATCATCAGCTACGGTCTCAAGATGAAGAACCGTATGGACTTGTACCTGAACTTCGAGAAGCCGCTCACGCCAGCGGAGCTGGACGTGCTTCGCACGATGGTTGCACGCCGTGCAACGCGTGAGCCGCTGCAGCACATCATCGGCGACACAAGCTTCCGCGGTTTCATTATCAAGTGCGACCGCCGTGCACTTATTCCGCGCCCGGAAACGGAATCGCTCGTGGACATGGCAGCCGACTGTCTCAAGGGCGTTGAAAAGCCGTTCATCGTAGAAATCGGCACTGGCACGGGCGCCATTTCGATCGCTTGTGCGAAAGAAATTGCAGGCGCGAAGGTTTTGGCAACAGACGTTTCCGAAGACGCTCTCGCCCTCGCTCGTACAAATGCTGAAGCGAACGACCTCGCAGGTAATCCCGACGCGGAAAGCGCCGCATCTTCGACCGATTCCACCGCTTCGGCAAGTTCCGCAAATGCAGCAAGCACATTGACCTTCGCACAGGGCGACTTGCTGAACGCCGTCACCGCTGACGTTATCGCAAAAGTCGTCGGCGCTTCGGCAGACTCAGCGACCTTACCCAAAATCGACTGCCTTATCGCAAACCTCCCCTACATTCCGGACAGCGAAAAAGACAAGCTCCAGCCCGAAGTTGCAAAGTACGACCCCGCACTAGCCTTGTTCGGCGGTGCAGACGGTCTTGACCTTGTCCGCAAGCTTTTGCAGCAGACCGAAGGCAAACTCAAGCCGGGATCATCTATTTTGCTTGAAATCGGTTCTGAACAAGGTGAAATGCTCAAGGCCGAAGCCGAAAAATATCCGTGGTTGGAATTCACGGGAATCCACAAAGATTTTTGCAACAATGTCCGCTTTGTCAGCTATAAAGCGAAGTAG